The following proteins are co-located in the Cetobacterium sp. NK01 genome:
- a CDS encoding YMGG-like glycine zipper-containing protein translates to MKKYLVLSVLSIMLLSGCSNVGSNTIGSTTVGAGAGALLGQAIGGDTGATLLGAGIGAAAGALVGSVQDQTQAIKDTNQQPYYNNQPQYGGQPQYNQPQYNNQYNQQYDRPYYSQPYNSSY, encoded by the coding sequence CTATAATGCTTTTATCAGGATGTTCTAATGTTGGTTCTAATACTATAGGATCTACAACAGTAGGGGCAGGAGCAGGAGCACTTTTAGGGCAAGCGATTGGAGGAGACACTGGTGCGACTCTTTTAGGTGCAGGAATAGGAGCGGCAGCAGGAGCTTTAGTAGGATCTGTTCAAGATCAAACTCAAGCAATAAAAGATACAAATCAACAACCTTATTATAATAATCAACCGCAGTATGGAGGTCAACCTCAATATAATCAGCCTCAATACAATAATCAGTATAATCAACAATACGATAGACCATACTATAGCCAACCGTATAATTCATCATATTAA